The following coding sequences are from one Eucalyptus grandis isolate ANBG69807.140 chromosome 11, ASM1654582v1, whole genome shotgun sequence window:
- the LOC120289740 gene encoding protein ACCELERATED CELL DEATH 6-like: protein MLEIENKKRQNILHVAAKGRNDYAVDYVLEKYSEPDTIEKLVNAKDVDGNTPLHLASMHNHCQVMRSLTKVKRIRLVLRNNDGLTALDVAMESRSLSTDHPALVGRAILIVAGVPRRESRDALLPGEQGSGPSKSSPAEWIKDQVNTLLLVVTLVASVTFTASLTLPGGYNASGDPHPGTATMLHHIMFRVFIIANMFAMCSSILAPFLQS, encoded by the exons ATGCTCGAGATCGAAAACAAAAAGCGTCAGAATATTCTTCACGTTGCAGCCAAGGGTAGGAACGACTACGCGGTCGACTACGTATTAGAAAAATACAGCGAGCCCGATACCATCGAGAAGCTGGTGAATGCAAAAGATGTCGATGGAAACACACCCCTCCATTTGGCATCGATGCACAACCATTGCCAAGTTATGCGCTCTTTGACAAAAGTCAAAAGAATTCGCTTGGTGCTTCGGAATAATGATGGGTTGACCGCCCTGGATGTGGCCATGGAATCCAGAAGCTTGTCGACGGATCATCCAGCG TTAGTAGGACGTGCAATTTTGATTGTCGCTGGTGTGCCGCGAAGAGAAAGTCGAGACGCTCTGTTGCCAGGAGAACAAGGTTCTGGACCGAGCAAATCATCTCCCGCCGAATGGATCAAGGACCAGGTCAACACATTATTGCTAGTGGTGACGCTTGTGGCCTCCGTCACGTTCACTGCAAGCTTAACCTTGCCCGGTGGATATAATGCTTCCGGTGATCCACACCCGGGAACAGCGACCATGTTGCACCACATAATGTTTCGAGTTTTCATAATTGCCAACATGTTCGCCATGTGCAGCTCCATTCTTGCACCATTCTTGCAGTCATAG